One Platichthys flesus chromosome 14, fPlaFle2.1, whole genome shotgun sequence genomic region harbors:
- the rps15 gene encoding 40S ribosomal protein S15, translated as MAETEIKKKRTFRKFTFRGVDLDQLLDMSYEQLMQLYCARQRRRLNRGLRRKQQSLLKRLRKAKKEAPPMEKPEVVKTHLRDMVILPEMVGSMVGVYNGKTFNQVEIKPEMCGHYLGEFSITYKPVKHGRPGIGATHSSRFIPLK; from the exons ATG GCTGAAACCGAGATCAAGAAGAAGCGTACCTTCAGGAAGTTCACCTTCCGAGGTGTGGACCTGGACCAGCTGCTGGACATGTCCTA TGAGCAACTGATGCAGTTGTACTGCGCCCGCCAGAGGAGGAGGCTTAACCGCGGACTGCGCCGTAAGCAGCAGTCCCTCCTGAAGCGCCTGCGCAAGGCCAAGAAGGAGGCTCCCCCCATGGAGAAACCCGAGGTGGTGAAGACCCATCTCAGGGACATGGTCATCCTGCCCGAGATGGTCGGATCAATGGTTGGCGTGTACAACGGCAAAACTTTCAACCAGGTTGAAATCAAG CCTGAGATGTGCGGCCACTACTTGGGCGAGTTCTCCATCACTTACAAGCCAGTCAAGCACGGTCGCCCCGGTATTGGAGCCACACACTCTTCTCGTTTCATCCCTCTGAAGTAG